The window CATTATATATTTTGAATAATCGGTTGGATATAGAAATCGTTAGGAAAAACGGTAAGACGGCATATATATCATTAGTTACTAACGAAATCAAAATCGGAGAACGTATATGTCTCCTGTCTACGGCTCGTGATATCACCGAAATAAAAGAAGCCCAAGAAAAGATTAAAAAAAGTGAAGAACTGTACCGACTTCTTGCTGACAATACTCAGGATGTTATTTGGATATTAGACCTTACTACACAACGATTTACATATGTCAGTCCATCGGTTTATCGTTTACGTGGGTTTACACCTGAAGAAGTTCTTACACAGTCTATGCAGGAGGTCATGACAAAAGAATCCTATGAAAAAATTATTAGTAAAGTTCCACAAATTGTTCAGGATTTAAAAAATGGGACTATATCTCCCTATAATACTTCTCGGGTTGATCAGATTCGAAAAGATGGGACAATTGTTACTACTGAAGTAGTAACCAGTTTTCTTTGCGATAGAACGGGAAAATATTCTCATGTATTAGGAGTATCTCGCGATATATCCACTAGGATAAAAATTGAAGAAAAATTAAGAGAGAGTGAAAGCCAATACAAATTTTTAGCAGAATCAATAAAAGATGTTGTTTGGATTATTGACCCAACTGATCTTACAGTAAAATATGTAAGTCCGTCAGTTATAGGATTACTTGGATATCTACCAGAAGAGTTAATAAATGAAGGATTTGAGAAATTAATTCTCTCAGAAAATCTAGAAAATCTAATCCAGACTATCAAAGAAAGGTATCATAAGTGTATTCATCAAATCAAACATGGTTTGTTTTTTAATGATGAAATTCAGGTACTTACCAAAAGAGGAGAAAAAAAATGGATTGAAATTACATCACAATTCTCCCCTAACCCTACTTCTGGTAAAATTCAATTAGTTGGGATTGTTAGAGATATTTCAGAGAAAAAGAAAATTAATCAAGAGCTCCTTGAGAGTGAAGCAAAATACCGACTAGTTTCAGAAAATGTTCATGATCTCATCTGGATGATTTCTGCAGATACTCATAACATTTTGTTTGTCAGTCCTTCAATTCGAAATTACTATGGATATCTTCCAGAAGAAGTTATTGGTAGTCCATTTTCAGTATTAATTCCAGAACCACAATATAATGAAATGATGAAAAAACTTCATCAAAATATTATTTCATTTGAGTCTGGAGATGAATCTAAACGAAATTTTAGGTTTGAAATTGAACACCTTCATCATGACGGACATCGATTGATTACTGAAGTATCTACAACCCTTATTACAACTACATCTCGAAAGGTAGTCAATATCCTGGGATTATCCCGGGATATAACTGAAGAAAAACGTAATAAACATGCTTTAATGAAAAGTGAGGCAATGTTTAAAAGTATTTTCAATGAATCTCCCATAGGACATATTCTCTGCAATCATTACGGAAATATTATTGAAATTAATCCAGTATTAATGGATGAGTTTGGTATTGAGAATAACTCTGTACTCGTTGGACAATGTGCCTGGAACATAATTCCTTTAACAAATGAAGAACATATTACCATTCTATCAGGAAATAAAATTAGTCGTGAAATCAATATTTCTTTTGACTACTTATGGAAAATGAATATAATTCCTACAAACAGGTGCAAAACTGCAATTTTTGATATGAAAATTACTCCACTCCTAACGATGAACCCTGATGAAGTGGGATATTTAATTCATCTTCTAGACATCACAGAAAAACGAAAAATTGAAAAGGAACTAATAGCGAAAAGAACTCCATAGAAAAATCTAATGTGATGAATTATACTCCAAAAATGATATCGGTAATATTCGATTATTGAAAATGATAAAACCCAACTTTGCCACTAATCAAAATAAATGTGTTATTAGTGATGTTTGAATCCTCCAAAATA of the Methanospirillum lacunae genome contains:
- a CDS encoding PAS domain S-box protein, whose translation is MRTRSDNQKSIILDVLSAENRSLSISMIAQKTGINRHTVARHLDLLEMFGKVRKVEKGVAKKYMIIEDIPVSGLIDLSEDLIIILDSNFYIQYLNSAALKFFKTTLSNSIGKNLSDISLPLLAKQTILDQISNFSFKKPIILEIKNEDQRWFQITILGYSLLHAPNQIAIIFTDITLKKKIETDLKIAQEKYTIAFQSSPDAILISDIKTGELIEVNEATCTISGYSREELIGKNSKELGLFKDPTIRDRVIHNLSLYILNNRLDIEIVRKNGKTAYISLVTNEIKIGERICLLSTARDITEIKEAQEKIKKSEELYRLLADNTQDVIWILDLTTQRFTYVSPSVYRLRGFTPEEVLTQSMQEVMTKESYEKIISKVPQIVQDLKNGTISPYNTSRVDQIRKDGTIVTTEVVTSFLCDRTGKYSHVLGVSRDISTRIKIEEKLRESESQYKFLAESIKDVVWIIDPTDLTVKYVSPSVIGLLGYLPEELINEGFEKLILSENLENLIQTIKERYHKCIHQIKHGLFFNDEIQVLTKRGEKKWIEITSQFSPNPTSGKIQLVGIVRDISEKKKINQELLESEAKYRLVSENVHDLIWMISADTHNILFVSPSIRNYYGYLPEEVIGSPFSVLIPEPQYNEMMKKLHQNIISFESGDESKRNFRFEIEHLHHDGHRLITEVSTTLITTTSRKVVNILGLSRDITEEKRNKHALMKSEAMFKSIFNESPIGHILCNHYGNIIEINPVLMDEFGIENNSVLVGQCAWNIIPLTNEEHITILSGNKISREINISFDYLWKMNIIPTNRCKTAIFDMKITPLLTMNPDEVGYLIHLLDITEKRKIEKELIAKRTP